A window of Thermoproteales archaeon genomic DNA:
CAAATCTAGCTTTAGCATAGGAATCTGGAATATCTACGAATTTAAATTCCTTAAGCCAGCTAGATGCAAAATCTTTACTATCTATATCTTTTATTTCTAAGCCGAAAATACTATCTTTTGTAAAATCTTCAAATGTTAAGTTTTCCTTTACTTCCGATATAAGCCTAAGATTAGCAGCGTGGTTGACAGGCGGTTTTGACCTTGATACGAAAATTCTAGTTTCTGACATCAATACCGGGTAATACGCTTTGATCCCATCAATTTTTATATTAAACCTCGCCGGCAGGAAATAGTTAACTAGAGAATCTGCTGTCGTCGGCGGCAACGCTAGAATATTCTTTTCAATTACCACCTTATACTCTGAAGGTTTCTTATGAATACGTATTTTACCTTCATATCTCTCGACAAGCTTCCTTATCTCTCTAAGCGTTAACGGGCCACGTAGATAGGAAAGAGCCCATCTCGTTTTAAAGAGTATTTGTTTGTTTTCATGAACATTATGCACAAGGAATATTCTCTTACCAAGAGATGATATGATCTGAGATATTCTCTTAGTCTCTATGCTAGCCCCAGCAGTTGTCGTCGCGATTTTTAATCCTTCCATAACTCTAGCTTTGTCATTTTCAGTTTGAAGTCGTCCGATCATCCATACTCCGGTGTTCGATAGAGCCTTATAGTCTAAATCGACGGGATTTTGTGTGGATAAGATAACTCCTAGTCCGAAAGCTCTAGCTTGTTTCAGTAATAACATGAGCAAGTGTTTTGAAGGGGGATTTTTAGGATATGGTGGAATATAACCGTAAACTTCATCGAAGTATAGAAGAGTTTTTAATTTAGTAGTGCCAGGCTGTTTAAACATCCAACCATACAAGTTTTGGAGAATCAGCGTTACGGCGAACATTCTCTGAGCTTCGTCTAGATGGGCTAGGTAAAAAACTACAACTCTAGGATTACCATCGCGCGTCCATAACAGCTCGTCAAAATTCATGTGAATGCCTGAAAGCCAATTTCTGAAGCTAGGTGCCGCTATAACTCTGTTGAGAGCTATTACAAGGTTCCTCCTATCCTTCTCTGGTAGGAAAAAATCGACTTCTATCGCACCTATATTCCCAAAGGGGGGATCCAGTATGTATGCTAATAGTTTGCTGAAATCAAGAGTTTCACCGTTTTTCCAGCAGTATTCTATGATGTGTGACAGCAAGACGTGCTCATTGCTTTTAATAGGGTCAGATTCTAAACCAGCGAGCTGTAAAAGCGCTGATACTATATTCTTTATTTTTTCAAGCAATATATCCTCGTGGCTTTCCCAGCTCAAATCTTCAGGCATGTTTAAGTCATGTAATACTGAAACTGGAGTACCAACATCGCTGCCGGGAGTTAATATTAATACCTCGCTACTCTCGTCAAGTCTTCGAATCTTTTCTATACTCTGGTCGTAGCTTTCGATGCCTTTTCTCCAAAGCTCTGCTATTTTCGCCGCATACTCTTCTATTTTCAATCCCTCTCTTTTCGCTTGGATGGGGTCTATCCACTCAGCAAATTCTCCTGGTGCAAGATTAGGAAATCTCAGTGCAATGTTTACGGCATCACCTTTAGGATCGATAATAATGACGGGAACTCCATGCAGTAGTAGCTCTTCTATTAGAACTATAGCAGCTCCCGTCTTTCCCGAACCCGTCATTCCTATAATAACTCCATGCGTTGTCAGATCATCGGGATCTAGCAGATAAGGCTGCGCTTCCTCCTGTAATGTTTCAGGGTTCACTAGCCTTCCAAGATATAGGCCTCCTGCCACTTTACACACCTGGAAACTTTAAAGAGTTTGAATATTTATATCATTAACACCCACATTAAAATGACTTTATATACTTGAATATTCCAATTATCCGTATGCCGAACGTGTTAGAGATTCCGATGAAAGGAGAATATGACGTTTATGACATTACTCATGAAATATCAAAATATGCAAAAGAGAACAATGTTCAAAATGGTATTATCATAGTATATTCCAAAGATCCTCTTGTGCGTTTTATTACGATAGAATATGATGCCGATTTATTGCTGGATTTTAAAAAATTATTATCTGAAATAGCTGGAGATAATAGATTTTTAAAAGCTTCAATACTTTCTCCCTCTATAACAATACCAGTTATTAATGGTAGATTAGAACTAGGTTCTTTCCAGCAAATAGTAGTTTTAGATTTGAATGAAAGAGAAGGGATGAGGAAAATATGCTTTCTTGCAGTAGAATATTAACGCTTAAAACTTACGGTCCGAACAAACTATTTGATATAACTAGTGAAGTAGAGAAAATCGCTCAAGAAATCAGGCATGGCTTGCTTATTTTACAAGCTAAGGGTTCTACAGGTGCTATAGTTTTACTTCCAGACGATAAACAGATCGTTTCAAAGTTCGAACATGATCTTTGGGACTTGCTTCCTGTTTACGGATGGAGACATCCTGGTAATGCTTATGCCCACTTACGTTCAACATTGTTGAAAACAATATTAGTTATTCCTATCGTTACGGGAGAAATAGAGTATAATGCCCATATATTCTTTTTAGAAAATCAAGCCACAGTTAATAAGGAACGGCATATAATCGTGTTAGCATATTCTACTATATCAGAATGAGGGTTTTTCTTTAAATATCAATATGAACTAGGAGAATATGCTTGGAAAATTTTATTTTTATAACTAGCTGGGAAGTTTTCATCAAATATTCAGCTTAGGGTGGGCCTGTCATTGAATCCTATCGTCTCTCCTATCATCATCTATAATCTTATCTATTTTTAACCTTTATAAATTGTTAGTTTATTCGCTTATGCTTGATGCCTTCCTAGTTCACAACTTTTTTCGACAAAACAATAGTCATTCAATAATAACAATTTTTTGTTAAATTTCTAAAATTTATTTCACACAAAACGTAAAAATCTGAGGAGATATTAACTCTTTATCTCTTTCAAAAGTTTATAGATTATTAACAACGATATAGTAGCGAATATTATGTAGCATGATAAAGTGGATAAGCTCTCTGACAAAAATAATGCTAAAGTTCGATTAATTACATTTTTAATGCTAAAAAACGCTGCAATTAAAATTAACATATATAGTAAATTTCGAGTTATTGCATACATTTTAAGGAATTTTATTTTAAAATAATGCATACAAAGTAGTCGAAGAGGAAAGAGTAGCTTATATAGAAAGAACATAAAAAGTAGAAAAGTTGATATTCTTATTATATCGCCTAACGTTATCAAAGGATGTTTTATTATCACATTTTCAAACGTAACAATATATGTTATGCATAAAAATATACATACTAGGATCAGGCAAATCAGATTTTTAACAAGTAAACGAAAGCCCAGCGATTTAATGGCCATATAAACCCCTGCCTTGATATGCGATATTCATTACGTTATTGAGGTCGGAAGGCCTAGCGCCGCTCATTAAATCACTTTGGCGCAGCCTCTTCATCCCCCTTATTCGATTATTATTTCTCAGTATTTATAATGTTTTGCGCGTTAAAAATTGAAAATATATGTAAATTAGACATATTTTGATTATTAGCTAACGCTTATATACCTATTTATCTTTCATAGGAGAGAACTTGGGTGGTATTGTTGGTTATTGAAATTGAGGAATCTACGCTTAAAGAGGTTAAGAAATTGTTCGAAAAGCTTGAGGAAAAAGTTACTATATTCTTTTTCAGAAACCCCGAGGAAGAGTGCGTATATTGTGAAGATACTCTACAAATTTTAAAAACTATCGCTGGCTTAAGCGATAAAATAACGGTCATAGAAAAAGATCATACATCAGAAGAAGCAAAAAAATACAACATACCAATGTATCCAGCAATTCTAATCCATGGAAAGGACAAATACAATATAAGGTTTTTC
This region includes:
- a CDS encoding DUF853 family protein yields the protein MAGGLYLGRLVNPETLQEEAQPYLLDPDDLTTHGVIIGMTGSGKTGAAIVLIEELLLHGVPVIIIDPKGDAVNIALRFPNLAPGEFAEWIDPIQAKREGLKIEEYAAKIAELWRKGIESYDQSIEKIRRLDESSEVLILTPGSDVGTPVSVLHDLNMPEDLSWESHEDILLEKIKNIVSALLQLAGLESDPIKSNEHVLLSHIIEYCWKNGETLDFSKLLAYILDPPFGNIGAIEVDFFLPEKDRRNLVIALNRVIAAPSFRNWLSGIHMNFDELLWTRDGNPRVVVFYLAHLDEAQRMFAVTLILQNLYGWMFKQPGTTKLKTLLYFDEVYGYIPPYPKNPPSKHLLMLLLKQARAFGLGVILSTQNPVDLDYKALSNTGVWMIGRLQTENDKARVMEGLKIATTTAGASIETKRISQIISSLGKRIFLVHNVHENKQILFKTRWALSYLRGPLTLREIRKLVERYEGKIRIHKKPSEYKVVIEKNILALPPTTADSLVNYFLPARFNIKIDGIKAYYPVLMSETRIFVSRSKPPVNHAANLRLISEVKENLTFEDFTKDSIFGLEIKDIDSKDFASSWLKEFKFVDIPDSYAKARFVKKIFRIIRDFVLTNYKITVWSYEGLKIYSQPGESLYSFLAKVRKKLEETEEKEYEKKRLWYDKKIANLMKKIDSKRASLKVLKTDIAELKKQLTVRGASIAHSIFSRRSPLTKLATFERIRKRIRVKEEKARQLEKDIIELESELKILLQKMDQELKEIIRKYEPDSNKAIKIEVKPRKREVEISTIAILWMPVILDREKLLPLANLYTGRILSR
- a CDS encoding YjbQ family protein, which codes for MLSCSRILTLKTYGPNKLFDITSEVEKIAQEIRHGLLILQAKGSTGAIVLLPDDKQIVSKFEHDLWDLLPVYGWRHPGNAYAHLRSTLLKTILVIPIVTGEIEYNAHIFFLENQATVNKERHIIVLAYSTISE
- a CDS encoding YjbQ family protein; the encoded protein is MPNVLEIPMKGEYDVYDITHEISKYAKENNVQNGIIIVYSKDPLVRFITIEYDADLLLDFKKLLSEIAGDNRFLKASILSPSITIPVINGRLELGSFQQIVVLDLNEREGMRKICFLAVEY